One [Clostridium] saccharolyticum WM1 DNA segment encodes these proteins:
- a CDS encoding response regulator transcription factor, whose translation MLRVLIAEDEDIIRKGLIYTTDWIGMGCVVVAEAANGQEGLLKILEHKPDVVIADICMPFMDGIEMIKEASRSVKFKSILLTSYAEFEYARRAIAAKVSEYLLKPVDEEKLAVLMKRLEEEITSSRQLDYVMEQAESEAGIMNLEYYMQLDLSENKYVSRAIEEIKTGYGDKLSVESISDKLGVSASYLSRKFKEVTGQTFLDFLNKYRISQAIVLLNTGQYRIGEVSDATGFTDYKHFCAVFKKYTLKSPSKFMKGV comes from the coding sequence ATGCTACGGGTGTTGATAGCGGAAGATGAGGATATTATCCGCAAGGGGCTGATCTATACGACAGACTGGATTGGAATGGGCTGTGTCGTAGTGGCTGAAGCTGCCAATGGGCAGGAGGGACTTTTAAAGATACTGGAGCATAAGCCGGATGTGGTCATTGCAGATATCTGCATGCCGTTTATGGATGGAATCGAGATGATAAAGGAAGCCTCCAGGAGCGTGAAATTTAAAAGTATTCTTCTTACCAGCTATGCGGAATTCGAATACGCCAGAAGGGCCATTGCAGCCAAGGTCAGCGAATATCTGTTAAAGCCGGTGGATGAAGAAAAGCTTGCGGTACTTATGAAACGGCTGGAGGAGGAAATCACAAGCAGCCGCCAGCTGGATTATGTGATGGAGCAGGCGGAATCAGAGGCAGGAATCATGAACCTGGAATACTATATGCAGCTGGATCTTTCAGAAAACAAGTATGTGTCCAGGGCCATTGAGGAAATCAAGACGGGGTATGGAGATAAACTGAGCGTGGAATCCATATCGGATAAGCTTGGGGTCAGCGCCAGCTATTTAAGCCGCAAGTTTAAGGAGGTGACCGGCCAGACTTTTCTTGATTTTTTAAATAAATACCGGATTTCCCAGGCCATTGTTCTATTAAATACCGGACAATACCGGATCGGTGAGGTTTCCGATGCAACGGGTTTTACAGATTATAAGCATTTTTGTGCCGTATTTAAAAAATACACCTTAAAATCACCCTCAAAGTTTATGAAGGGGGTATGA